A genomic stretch from Podospora pseudoanserina strain CBS 124.78 chromosome 3, whole genome shotgun sequence includes:
- a CDS encoding hypothetical protein (EggNog:ENOG503P1Z1) gives MRFSTATAALAALGPLSAAAAESPFEQYKAKFQNFLSSFSGSAGIPEAADNVQVPIPKPKSKTVEPKKIDTLTLANWKDTLYAPVHAEATIPEEWLVLITGGNKTCFGRCDKLDTAFSQSALKLASLKPTPDNLHLASVNCDDEPVLCNSWSASTGVIWLFEILPAPTETGLYVKRLNTTTVTSQDIVDAYVAPKEEWTKVESDSYFHPIDGFFAKNGLAVPLGWFFWGLNAVPSWVMMLGVSFVSRSMMNKRVEGMAGGPRAGAGAPAAAAPRGAAPGDARS, from the exons ATGCGCTTCTCAACAGCAACCGCGGCCCTCGCGGCCCTCGGccccctctccgccgccgccgccgagtcCCCCTTTGAGCAATACAAAGCCAAATTCCAAaacttcctctccagcttctccggCAGCGCGGGCATCCCCGAAGCGGCCGACAATGTCCAAGTACccatccccaagcccaagagcAAGACGGTAGAACCCAAGAAGATCGACACCTTGACTCTGGCCAACTGGAAGGACACGCTTTACGCCCCCGTTCACGCCGAGGCTACCATTCCCGAGGAGTGGCTGGTGCTCATCACGGGCGGGAACAAGACTTGCTTTG GCCGCTGTGACAAACTCGATACGGCCTTTTCCCAATCGGCACTCAAACTCGCCTCTctcaaaccaacccccgaTAATCTCCACCTTGCCAGTGTGAACTGCGACGACGAGCCTGTCCTCTGCAACTCTTGGTCTGCCTCCACGGGCGTGATCTGGCTGTTTGAGATTCTCCCTGCCCCTACCGAGACAGGGCTGTACGTCAAGCGCCTCAATACGACGACTGTGACCTCGCAGGACATTGTCGACGCGTATGTGGCTCCCAAGGAGGAGTGGACCAAGGTGGAGAGCGACAGCTACTTTCACCCTATTGATGGGTTTTTTGCCAAGAATGGCCTCGCGGTGCCGCTGGGGTGGTTTTTCTGGGGGTTGAATGCTGTGCCGAGCTGGGTTATGATGTTGGGCGTGAGCTTTGTTTCGAGGTCGATGATGAACAAGAGAGTCGAGGGCATGGCTGGGGGCCCGAGGGCTGGTGCGGGtgcccctgctgctgctgcgccgagGGGGGCTGCGCCTGGGGATGCTCGGTCATAA
- a CDS encoding hypothetical protein (COG:S; EggNog:ENOG503P5NC), protein MAPDEPNQKRKRGRPAGASKPDEDVSLRGGEAVLQANRNDNAEVRTTTKRRGRPRKSDDSSPEEPAPEPSPAPEGAPKRKGRPKKNAETAGVGEGSIAEEQSTPPTDTLEASPKRRGRPARAQEVEPETEETATQTEEISSMEPKKRGRKARSGQAEEVVDEASTEVDESAATAPKRRGRPGRTKEAEPGQESLVEEAEASTATEPKRRGRPARTQEIKQPAGETSVVAEAEETSHPARKRRGRPARSELEADPTTEEAEESTEIAPKRRGRPARAQEAEHEEEATVEEVEEPAEKAPKKRGRKAKAPESEKEPEQAAAAAPEEAPNTGRKRGRPAKNHDVESEEPEPTETRPRKRAKAAGNAEEQEQQEEPKARGRPGKNQAPASQEDTEMRDAEPAETDGRQRRKGRGSNEDESREEAAAEPESQQKGKSAKNASKSRGRPGRVVGQEEEDAQDESQPSARQRGRGRKSAETAAEPSPQPSEPQKRSKKGSRATLVEISVSEAQNQTTNHKPSKKKDRPQPQPQPQPETEQEEEEEEQEQEPTDPLSSAPYRHLAPKTLHIPRSTIRSKWTPLDQPAISTVDSLILDSYIPILESIGGNNTARYTASQTILRTFAGRLHSKLVKGIPFPPATIGTKTTKGVAISAQEAEVNFEKVIDASRHLERQLEPLVHSVEVLRREKEREEAGLERDYRDLRRLEENARAQARGWRERGRRDHVLAPGRRERATGRGEAGGEKGLEVVKRERVEVKGRVFEGIEEGEEEVIGLARQIGSHMESLRGNLGQIEGVVPAIQKSKAVLQGLLGRYLSEGEYEGVVLG, encoded by the exons ATG GCGCCGGACGAACCAAATCAAAAGCGCAAGCGCGGTCGCCCAGCAGGCGCGTCGAAGCCCGACGAGGACGTATCCCTacgtggaggagaagctgtttTGCAGGCCAATCGTAATGACAACGCCGAGGTTCGAACGACAACAAAAAGACGAGGCAGACCGCGAAAGAGCGATGATTCATCACCCGAAGAGCCTGCGCCAGagccatcaccagcgccagAGGGGGCACCAAAACGAAAGGGTAGACCAAAGAAAAATGCTGAAacggcgggggtgggtgaAGGCTCAATAGCCGAAGAACAATCGACTCCGCCGACAGATACTTTGGAAGCATCACCAAAGAGGAGAGGTCGGCCAGCGAGAGCCCAAGAAGTTGAGCCGGAAACCGAGGAAACTGCGACCCAGACTGAAGAAATCTCGAGTATGGAGCCGAAGAAACGGGGGCGGAAAGCTCGATCAGGACAGGCTGAGGAAGTGGTAGACGAGGCGAGCACGGAGGTCGATgaatcagcagcaacagcaccaaaGAGACGAGGGCGCCCCGGTCGGACAAAAGAGGCCGAACCAGGTCAGGAATCCCTCGTTGAAGAGGCTGAAgcgtcaacagcaacagagCCCAAGAGAAGAGGGCGTCCAGCACGAACTCAAGAGATCAAGCAACCAGCAGGAGAGACAAGTGTTGTTGCGGAGGCCGAGGAAACATCACACCCGGCACgcaagagaagagggcgACCTGCTCGATCTGAACTAGAAGCAGATCCAACCaccgaggaggcggaagaaTCAACAGAAATAGCACCCAAGAGACGAGGACGGCCGGCACGGGCACAGGAGGCTGAACATGAGGAAGAAGCGAcggttgaggaggtagaAGAGCCGGCAGAGAAAGCGCCCAAGAAAAGAGGGCGCAAAGCAAAAGCCCCGGAATCCGAAAAGGAACCCGaacaagcagcagcggcggcaccCGAAGAGGCGCCAAATACCGGGCGAAAGAGAGGACGTCCAGCAAAGAATCATGATGTCGAATCAGAGGAGCCAGAGCCTACTGAGACCAGGCCACGAAAGAGAGCCAAAGCAGCTGGAAATGCTGAGGAGCAGGAACAGCAAGAAGAGCCAAAAGCAAGGGGCCGGCCTGGCAAGAACCAAGCTCCCGCATCTCAGGAAGATACAGAAATGAGAGATGCAGAGCCAGCAGAGACCGACGGCAGACAACGCAGGAAAGGTCGAGGCTCCAACGAGGACGAGTCTCGCGAAGAGGCTGCCGCAGAGCCTGAGTCTCAACAAAAGGGTAAAAGCGCCAAGAACGCTTCGAAATCCAGGGGCAGACCCGGTCGCGTGGTTggacaagaggaagaagacgccCAAGACGAAAGCCAGCCCTCTGCTCGCCAacgaggcagaggcagaaaAAGCGCCGAAACCGCTGCTGAGCCATCCCCTCAGCCCTCGGAGCCGCAGAAGCGATCCAAGAAAGGATCTAGAGCGACCCTAGTTGAAATTTCCGTCTCTGAAGCTCaaaaccaaaccaccaaccataAGCCCTCCAAAAAGAAGGAccgtcctcaacctcaaccccaaccccaacccgagaccgaacaagaagaagaagaagaagaacaagaacaagaacccACCGACCCCCTATCCTCAGCCCCATACCGGCACCTcgcccccaaaaccctccacatcccccgtTCCACCATCCGCTCGAAATGGACACCCCTAGACCAACCCGCTATCTCAACAGTCgacagcctcatcctcgactcgtacatccccatccttgaGTCGATCGGAGGTAACAACACGGCGAGGTACACCGCCTCGCAAACGATCCTCCGGACTTTTGCTGGTAGACTGCATTCTAAACTGGTAAAAGGGATCCCTTTTCCTCCGGCGACGATCgggacgaagacgacaaagGGGGTGGCGATTTCTGCGCAGGAGGCAGAGGTTAATTTTGAAAAGGTGATTGATGCGAGCAGGCATTTGGAGAGGCAGCTGGAGCCGTTGGTGCATAGCGTTGAGGTTTTGAgacgggagaaggagagagaggaggcggggttggagagggattATAGGGATCTGAggcggttggaggagaatgCGAGGGCGCAGGCtagggggtggagggagagggggaggagggatcaTGTGCTTGCTCCTGGGCGGAGGGAACGGGCTACCGGTCGGGGTGAGGCgggtggggagaaggggttggaggttgtgaagagggaaagggtggaggtgaaggggagaGTCTTTGAGgggattgaggagggggaggaggaggtgatcgGGTTGGCGAGGCAGATTGGGAGTCATAtggagagtttgagggggaaTTTGGGGCAGATTGAGGGGGTCGTGCCGGCTATACAGAAGTCGAAGGCGGTGCTGCAGGGGTTGCTTGGGAGGTATTTGAGTGAGGGGGAGTATGAAGGGGTTGTGCTTGGGTAA
- a CDS encoding hypothetical protein (COG:S; EggNog:ENOG503P3ZK), with amino-acid sequence MPPITETTILTNYLLIPAQLPAIISLQEFTSLFPKPMQHSPHIRTLYRDLQSQRNTLLDTISEEISSQARQGKALRRHVLKAGREAQAQAQEQDDEIDIERMSWVPSPPQNKNHTLQSILPSLQDAISELESQLQLLQSEEASLLASVQKTVGDLSDLRYGRLANPKLPEQVLEGLQGLQETCKDKNRS; translated from the exons atGCCCCCCATCACCGAAACCACCATCCTAACAAActacctcctcatccccgcCCAACTCCCCGCCATCATCTCTCTCCAAGAattcacctccctcttccccaaaccCATGCAACACTCTCCCCATATACGCACCCTCTACCGCGACCTCCAATCCCAACgcaacaccctcctcgacaccatATCCGAAGAAATCTCGTCCCAAGCCCGTCAAGGCAAAGCCCTGCGGCGCCACGTCCTAAAAGCCGGGCGTGAAGCCCAAGCTCAAGCACAAGAGCAAGACGACGAGATTGACATTGAAAGAATG agctGGgtaccctcccccccccaaaacaaaaaccacaccctccaatccattctcccctccctccaggACGCCATCTCCGAACTCGAatcccagctccagctcctccaatCCGAGGAAGCCTCCCTGCTGGCGTCCGTCCAGAAAACTGTCGGCGACCTCAGCGATCTCCGCTACGGCCGTCTGGCAAACCCCAAACTGCCCGAGCAGGTCTTGGAGGGGTTGCAAGGGCTGCAAGAGACGTGCAAAGACAAGAACCGATCATGA